Proteins co-encoded in one Flavivirga eckloniae genomic window:
- a CDS encoding RidA family protein, translating to MKRKLISSGSTFEANIGYSRAVVQDNWVFVSGTTGYDYSTMTISDAITEQTEQCLINIKHTLEQAGASLSDVVRVTYILPDANEFENCWPVLKKYFGEIRPAATMFSAALADDKMKIEIQVTALKSKNT from the coding sequence ATGAAAAGAAAACTAATAAGTTCAGGATCTACTTTCGAAGCCAACATAGGATATTCCAGAGCAGTTGTGCAAGATAATTGGGTATTCGTTTCTGGAACTACAGGTTACGATTATAGTACCATGACAATAAGCGACGCAATTACAGAGCAAACAGAGCAATGTCTAATTAATATAAAGCATACTTTAGAACAAGCAGGCGCCAGTTTATCGGATGTGGTACGTGTAACTTACATTTTACCAGACGCTAATGAGTTTGAAAATTGTTGGCCGGTATTAAAGAAATATTTTGGTGAGATTAGACCGGCTGCCACTATGTTTTCGGCAGCACTTGCCGATGACAAAATGAAAATAGAAATTCAAGTGACGGCTTTAAAATCTAAAAATACGTAG
- a CDS encoding ATP-binding protein, translated as MTKNGNSLDQRTFDKLSRLYIIALSAIALSVIISQILIRKHLNVQQSDSTVINIAGRQRMLSQKLTKEVFSISIETGKDKRVELKNELKKTLNLWDLSHHALQEGNDSLGLPGNNSDAISMMFKDIDLSFNAMKGASSSIIDSIEADSISEFTEEIKTIRQNEGVFLQQMDQIVNQFDLEAEERVGWLRKLEMVLMTITLLLLLAEFLFIFWPTAKTVKNSLSELLEAEKKAKKMAFDADVLSEAKEKSIKELRALSHAIDETLLFARIAPNGVVKHMGNKFSRLFKFSKFNTNALFSRVLSIHENEQTIIDDIVSNHKKTGWQGEVKATTKEHVEVWLEMSIIPFSPIDEKSELLIIASDISSKKAGQIEIERLTKASFEEKMNQQKTISSKIIENQEKEQNRIAKDVHDGIGQMLTGLKYNLESIDIKDIDKTAVKIEHLKELTSNIIKGVRTATFNLTPPELADYGIVPAITKLTQELSKLTGKDIVFYNKTDFVDRLDSLAEINVYRIVQEAINNAIKYAESTHIVVSLSHSKDMLSIVVDDDGKGFEPSKVKNVKNGEGGMGMTFMRERIKYINGRLFLNSEKGKGTRVTLNIPLV; from the coding sequence ATGACTAAAAACGGTAATTCATTAGATCAACGTACGTTTGATAAGCTAAGCCGTTTGTACATCATTGCATTAAGTGCTATTGCGCTTTCGGTTATTATTAGCCAAATTCTTATTAGGAAACATTTAAACGTTCAACAAAGCGATTCTACGGTTATAAATATTGCCGGGAGACAACGTATGTTGAGTCAGAAATTGACAAAAGAAGTTTTTTCAATTTCTATAGAAACCGGTAAAGATAAGCGTGTTGAGTTAAAAAATGAACTGAAAAAAACGCTCAACCTTTGGGACCTGTCCCATCATGCACTTCAAGAAGGAAATGATAGCCTTGGGTTGCCAGGAAACAATAGTGATGCTATCTCTATGATGTTTAAAGACATTGATTTGTCTTTCAATGCTATGAAAGGGGCATCCTCTTCAATTATAGATAGCATTGAAGCAGATTCGATTTCAGAATTTACAGAAGAGATAAAAACGATTCGGCAAAACGAAGGCGTGTTTTTACAGCAAATGGATCAAATAGTAAATCAGTTTGATCTAGAAGCCGAGGAAAGAGTAGGTTGGTTACGTAAATTAGAAATGGTTTTAATGACCATTACCTTACTACTTTTATTGGCAGAATTCCTTTTTATATTCTGGCCAACAGCAAAAACCGTTAAGAATAGTCTTTCTGAATTATTAGAAGCTGAGAAAAAAGCTAAAAAAATGGCTTTTGATGCTGATGTTTTAAGTGAAGCAAAAGAAAAATCGATTAAGGAGTTGCGAGCTCTAAGTCATGCCATTGACGAAACATTATTGTTTGCTCGAATTGCCCCCAATGGGGTTGTTAAGCACATGGGAAACAAGTTTTCTCGTTTGTTTAAGTTTAGTAAGTTTAATACCAATGCGCTTTTCTCTAGAGTGCTATCCATACATGAAAATGAGCAAACCATTATAGACGATATTGTTTCTAATCATAAAAAAACGGGTTGGCAAGGTGAGGTAAAAGCAACAACAAAAGAGCATGTAGAGGTTTGGTTGGAAATGTCTATCATTCCTTTTAGTCCGATTGATGAAAAATCGGAATTATTAATTATAGCATCAGACATCAGTTCTAAAAAAGCTGGACAAATAGAAATAGAACGGTTAACAAAAGCTAGTTTTGAGGAGAAAATGAACCAGCAAAAAACCATTTCCAGTAAGATTATAGAAAATCAGGAAAAGGAACAAAACAGGATAGCTAAAGATGTGCATGACGGTATCGGACAAATGCTTACCGGGCTAAAATATAATCTTGAAAGTATTGATATTAAGGATATTGATAAAACTGCCGTAAAAATTGAACATTTAAAAGAACTAACATCTAATATTATAAAAGGAGTAAGAACGGCAACATTTAATTTAACACCTCCCGAATTGGCTGATTATGGTATTGTGCCTGCGATTACTAAACTTACACAAGAGCTCTCTAAACTCACAGGGAAAGATATTGTATTTTATAATAAAACGGATTTTGTGGATAGATTGGATTCGCTAGCAGAAATTAATGTCTATAGAATCGTGCAGGAAGCCATTAACAATGCTATAAAGTATGCAGAGTCCACACATATTGTAGTGTCGCTCTCGCATAGTAAAGATATGCTTAGCATTGTTGTTGACGATGATGGTAAGGGATTCGAACCGAGCAAGGTTAAAAATGTAAAAAATGGAGAAGGCGGTATGGGAATGACCTTTATGAGAGAACGTATAAAGTATATTAACGGTCGATTGTTCCTTAATTCAGAAAAAGGTAAAGGAACTCGGGTTACTTTGAATATTCCTCTAGTGTAA
- a CDS encoding DUF4202 domain-containing protein, giving the protein MKPTRFETAIALIDKANSEDVNTYSVSGVDYPKELLYSQRMTRKLLQFEPNASKALQIAARAQHICRWKIARDEYPMDRVGYLKWRETLKKMHAELTTEILNLVGYDKQFTDRITLLISKKGIKKNEESQALEDTVCLVFLDYYFEEFAAKHDDEKVIDILKKTWAKMSDRGHEAALKLNFSDKSLSLIKQAIA; this is encoded by the coding sequence ATGAAACCGACCCGATTTGAAACTGCCATAGCATTAATAGATAAAGCCAACTCCGAAGATGTTAATACTTACAGTGTTAGTGGGGTAGATTACCCAAAGGAGTTACTGTATTCGCAGCGTATGACGCGCAAGTTATTACAGTTTGAGCCAAATGCTTCAAAGGCACTACAAATTGCTGCCAGAGCGCAACACATATGCAGATGGAAAATAGCCAGAGATGAATATCCGATGGATCGTGTGGGCTATTTAAAATGGCGGGAAACCTTAAAAAAGATGCATGCCGAATTAACTACAGAAATTTTAAATTTAGTAGGTTACGATAAACAGTTTACCGATAGGATTACGCTGTTAATAAGTAAAAAAGGCATTAAGAAAAATGAAGAATCCCAAGCTTTAGAAGATACAGTTTGTCTGGTGTTTTTAGACTATTACTTCGAGGAATTTGCAGCAAAACATGATGACGAAAAAGTGATCGATATTCTTAAAAAAACCTGGGCAAAAATGTCCGATAGAGGGCATGAAGCTGCTTTAAAGCTCAATTTTTCAGATAAAAGCTTGTCTTTGATAAAGCAGGCGATTGCTTAA
- the nirD gene encoding nitrite reductase small subunit NirD — MQNILDQYETVTEANVKEWFHVGEVSDFPENSGACIKYKTKQIAVYNFTRTSKWYATQNLCPHKMEMVLSLGMIGDKDDIPKVACPMHKKNFSLEDGSNLAGEDLKIATYPVKIEAGNVYIGFSD; from the coding sequence ATGCAAAATATACTTGATCAGTACGAAACAGTAACAGAAGCTAATGTAAAAGAATGGTTTCATGTTGGAGAAGTTTCCGATTTTCCAGAAAATAGTGGCGCTTGTATTAAATATAAAACGAAACAGATAGCGGTTTATAATTTTACAAGAACCTCCAAATGGTATGCTACACAGAATTTATGTCCGCATAAAATGGAAATGGTATTGTCCTTAGGAATGATAGGTGATAAGGACGATATTCCTAAAGTAGCTTGCCCGATGCATAAAAAGAACTTTTCTTTAGAAGATGGTTCAAATCTAGCCGGAGAAGATTTAAAAATTGCGACCTATCCCGTTAAAATTGAAGCCGGAAATGTGTATATTGGCTTTTCAGATTAA
- the nirB gene encoding nitrite reductase large subunit NirB, which produces MKNIVVVGNGMVGYKFCEKFVAQAPENQFKITIFGEEPRPAYDRVHLSEFFDNQDAKALEMAPREWYEEHGIELITNERITDIHRSSKKITTTKDLHYKYDYLILATGSVPFVPNIKGIEKKGVFVYRTIEDLEAMLAYAETIQKGKEETVKAAVLGGGLLGLEAAKAVMDMGLEPHVVEFAPKLMPRQLDIRSSKVLQEKIESIGINVHLSKATNKILGDDVITGMEFGEYDKIDVEMLVISAGIRPRDELGKTCDLEMGTRGGIVVNNKMQTSDPEIYAIGEVALYNNMIYGLVAPGYDMADVAVNQIIGNADVVMAEDIDMSTKLKLIGVDVASYGEPFMPVEKGYSIVFENKTKNMYKRINVSHDGKKLLGGILVGDASDYNMLHQIYLNGLPIPEDAEELIVGARGEGEGGFGSVMDIPDAAQVCSCESVTKGDICCSITEGDCNDLGDVITKTKATTGCGGCKPMVVDLVNETLKSLGKEVKETICEHFDFNRQELYDLIKVNQVKDYQETLNLFGEGHGCEICKPLIASIFASIHMETPNRQVGIQDTNDRFLANIQRNGTYSVVPRIAGGEITPDKLIVIGEVAKKYDLYTKITGGQRIDLFGAELHQLPLIWKELIDAGFESGHAYGKSLRTVKSCVGSTWCRYGMHESVTFAIEIENRYRGLRSPHKLKGGVSGCIRECAEARGKDFGLIAVEGGWNLYVCGNGGATPKHAVLFAEQLDDETAIKYLDRFLMFYIRTAGPLVRTAPWLDKLEGGIEYLKQVVIEDSLGIAEELELEMQGLVNKYECEWKQAIENPEMMKRFKHFVNSDDTDDNLVFVPMRDQKMPKAWF; this is translated from the coding sequence ATGAAAAACATTGTTGTAGTAGGTAACGGTATGGTTGGCTATAAGTTTTGTGAGAAATTCGTAGCTCAAGCACCAGAGAACCAATTTAAGATTACCATTTTTGGAGAAGAACCCAGACCGGCATACGATCGTGTACACCTAAGTGAATTTTTTGATAATCAAGATGCTAAGGCATTGGAAATGGCTCCGAGGGAGTGGTATGAAGAACATGGGATTGAATTGATTACCAACGAGCGCATTACAGATATTCATAGATCGTCGAAAAAGATAACTACAACAAAAGATTTACACTATAAATATGATTATTTGATCTTAGCGACCGGTTCCGTTCCTTTCGTCCCCAACATTAAAGGCATTGAGAAAAAAGGCGTTTTTGTTTATCGGACTATTGAAGATTTAGAGGCTATGCTTGCTTATGCCGAAACCATTCAAAAAGGTAAAGAAGAGACAGTAAAAGCGGCTGTGCTAGGTGGAGGGCTTTTAGGTTTGGAAGCGGCAAAAGCTGTCATGGATATGGGCTTAGAACCTCATGTGGTAGAGTTTGCACCAAAATTGATGCCTAGACAATTGGATATAAGATCCAGTAAGGTATTGCAAGAAAAAATAGAATCTATAGGTATTAATGTACACCTTTCTAAAGCAACCAATAAGATTTTAGGAGATGATGTCATTACAGGTATGGAGTTTGGGGAGTACGATAAGATTGATGTAGAAATGCTGGTCATTTCGGCAGGAATAAGACCTCGCGATGAATTAGGGAAAACGTGTGATCTGGAAATGGGAACACGAGGAGGTATTGTGGTAAATAACAAAATGCAAACTTCAGATCCTGAAATATATGCTATTGGAGAAGTAGCACTTTATAACAACATGATTTACGGTTTGGTAGCCCCTGGTTACGATATGGCAGATGTTGCAGTAAACCAAATTATAGGGAATGCAGATGTTGTTATGGCGGAAGATATAGACATGTCTACCAAACTAAAATTAATAGGTGTAGATGTAGCGAGTTATGGCGAACCGTTTATGCCGGTTGAAAAAGGATATTCCATTGTTTTTGAGAATAAAACAAAGAACATGTATAAGCGTATTAATGTTAGTCATGACGGTAAAAAATTACTAGGAGGTATTTTGGTTGGTGATGCATCCGATTACAATATGCTACATCAAATTTACCTGAATGGCTTACCTATTCCCGAGGATGCAGAAGAGCTTATTGTAGGAGCCAGAGGCGAAGGTGAAGGCGGATTTGGTAGCGTTATGGATATTCCAGACGCTGCACAAGTATGCTCTTGTGAGAGTGTTACCAAAGGCGATATTTGCTGCTCTATAACCGAAGGCGATTGTAATGATTTAGGGGACGTTATAACCAAAACAAAAGCTACAACAGGCTGTGGTGGTTGTAAACCTATGGTTGTAGATTTGGTTAACGAAACTCTAAAATCGTTAGGTAAAGAGGTTAAGGAAACGATTTGTGAGCATTTCGATTTTAACAGACAAGAGCTTTACGACTTAATAAAAGTAAATCAAGTAAAAGATTATCAAGAAACCTTAAATCTGTTTGGAGAAGGGCATGGCTGTGAGATTTGTAAACCGTTGATAGCTTCAATATTTGCAAGTATCCATATGGAAACGCCTAACCGCCAAGTGGGTATTCAAGATACAAACGATCGGTTTTTGGCCAACATCCAGCGTAACGGAACGTATTCTGTTGTGCCAAGAATAGCAGGAGGAGAGATTACTCCAGACAAATTAATCGTTATAGGAGAAGTCGCTAAAAAATACGATTTATATACAAAAATAACAGGAGGTCAGCGTATCGATTTATTTGGTGCAGAGTTGCACCAATTACCGCTTATTTGGAAAGAACTTATCGATGCTGGTTTCGAAAGTGGACATGCCTATGGTAAATCACTACGTACAGTAAAAAGTTGTGTAGGATCTACTTGGTGTCGTTATGGTATGCACGAAAGTGTAACGTTTGCTATAGAAATTGAAAACCGTTATAGAGGATTACGTTCACCGCATAAATTAAAAGGAGGTGTGTCGGGTTGTATTCGCGAATGTGCAGAAGCCAGAGGAAAAGATTTCGGATTAATTGCCGTTGAAGGTGGATGGAACTTATACGTATGCGGAAACGGAGGTGCGACTCCTAAGCATGCCGTATTGTTTGCCGAACAATTGGATGACGAAACAGCTATAAAATACTTAGACAGATTCTTAATGTTTTATATCCGTACCGCAGGACCATTGGTAAGAACAGCACCATGGTTAGATAAGTTGGAAGGTGGTATAGAATATTTAAAACAAGTTGTTATTGAAGATTCTCTGGGGATTGCTGAAGAATTAGAATTGGAAATGCAAGGTTTGGTAAACAAGTACGAATGTGAATGGAAGCAAGCCATTGAAAATCCAGAAATGATGAAGCGTTTTAAACATTTTGTTAATTCTGATGATACCGATGATAACTTGGTATTTGTACCAATGCGTGATCAAAAAATGCCGAAAGCTTGGTTTTGA
- a CDS encoding type II toxin-antitoxin system RelE/ParE family toxin produces the protein MRIVWTQTAELSFEAEIDFILKKWTNKEATSFINLVEEVLEQLKKFPLLGRLFENDNMYLVISKQTTLIYRVLNEKTLELLLLWNNKQNPENLEKAIKNLKVKSNLLLQ, from the coding sequence ATGAGAATTGTTTGGACCCAAACAGCTGAATTATCTTTTGAAGCTGAAATAGACTTTATTCTTAAAAAATGGACAAACAAAGAAGCTACATCCTTTATTAATCTAGTTGAAGAAGTTTTAGAACAACTCAAAAAATTTCCTTTATTAGGTAGGCTCTTTGAAAATGATAATATGTATTTGGTTATTTCAAAACAAACCACATTAATTTATAGGGTTTTAAATGAAAAAACACTAGAATTATTACTCCTCTGGAACAACAAGCAAAATCCTGAAAACTTGGAAAAGGCTATTAAAAACTTAAAAGTAAAATCTAACCTGCTTCTACAGTAA
- a CDS encoding FdhF/YdeP family oxidoreductase has translation MSKSPIDKANTPEEFTNLKVTKPAKNSGGFKALKSAVNHASKYLKPSDAIKISTKINQKGGFDCPGCAWPDPDDERSSLGEYCENGMKAMSEEMQKTTIGFKFFADHSVEELAKLSDFEIGKSGRLSEPVFLAEGATHYQPISWESAFKKVGKHLNALNDPDEAVFYTSGRTTNEAAFLYQLFVREFGTANLPDCSNMCHEASGSALSETLGIGKGSVTLDDLYKAELVMVIGQNPGTNHPRMLTALEKCKRNGGKIIAINPLPEAGLIKFTNPQNPVKLLTGGTRLADIFVPITINGDVALIKALLLKLLEKEELEGNVFDKDFINEHTHSYDAFISDLKQYDFSDCLALTGIDTPTFDAVFDLVLNKKKIIICWAMGLTQHENAVDNIRELVNLLLLKGSIGKEGAGTCPVRGHSNVQGDRTVGIWEAAPQAFLDKIENKYGFKPTTKHGYSVIDAIKAMNEKKAKVFFGLGGNFISAVPDTNYSAEGLANCNLTVHVSTKLNRSHLVTGKEALILPCLGRAEKDYQKTGVQLQSVENSMGVVSSTKGILEPCSDKLLSEVAVVCNIAHATLKERSKIDWLQYKDDYNLVRDDIQEVVDGFQDYNKRIKKPSGFYLPNGARERTFKTKTGKANFSLNKLPEWKLKDSELIMMTIRSHDQFNTTIYGLNDRYRGVFNERRIIFMNREDMKARNLEEHQIVNLTSEFNGKVRKANNFKVVGYDIPKNCCATYFPETNVLVPIDSYAHTAKTPASKSIIITVEAG, from the coding sequence ATGAGTAAATCCCCCATAGATAAGGCAAACACGCCAGAAGAATTTACAAATCTAAAAGTAACCAAACCAGCAAAGAATAGCGGTGGTTTTAAAGCGTTAAAATCCGCGGTCAATCATGCTTCAAAATATCTGAAACCATCAGACGCCATTAAAATTTCTACCAAAATAAACCAAAAAGGAGGATTTGATTGTCCGGGTTGCGCATGGCCAGATCCAGACGATGAACGCTCATCATTAGGCGAATACTGCGAAAATGGTATGAAAGCCATGTCGGAAGAAATGCAAAAAACAACCATAGGCTTCAAGTTTTTTGCAGACCATTCTGTAGAAGAACTGGCTAAATTATCCGATTTCGAAATTGGTAAATCTGGGCGTCTTTCAGAACCTGTGTTTTTGGCAGAAGGCGCTACGCATTATCAGCCCATATCCTGGGAAAGTGCCTTTAAAAAAGTGGGGAAGCATTTAAATGCTTTAAACGATCCGGATGAAGCCGTGTTTTATACATCAGGAAGAACAACTAACGAAGCCGCTTTTTTATACCAGTTGTTTGTTCGTGAATTTGGAACAGCCAATCTTCCAGATTGTTCTAATATGTGTCATGAAGCAAGTGGTAGTGCGCTATCCGAAACATTGGGTATAGGCAAGGGCTCGGTAACTCTAGATGATTTATATAAAGCAGAATTAGTTATGGTTATTGGTCAGAATCCCGGAACCAACCATCCAAGAATGTTAACAGCCCTGGAAAAATGTAAAAGAAATGGTGGAAAAATTATAGCCATTAATCCTTTACCGGAAGCAGGCCTTATTAAATTTACCAACCCACAAAACCCAGTTAAATTATTAACGGGAGGTACTAGGCTGGCAGATATATTTGTACCTATTACCATTAATGGAGATGTTGCGCTTATAAAGGCCTTATTACTTAAATTATTAGAAAAAGAGGAATTAGAGGGCAATGTGTTCGATAAAGATTTTATTAATGAGCATACTCATAGCTATGACGCTTTTATTTCAGATTTAAAACAGTATGATTTTAGTGATTGTTTGGCATTAACAGGCATAGATACACCTACTTTCGATGCTGTTTTCGATCTGGTTTTAAATAAGAAAAAGATCATCATTTGCTGGGCAATGGGACTTACACAACATGAAAACGCGGTAGATAACATACGTGAATTGGTAAATCTATTATTGCTAAAAGGGAGCATAGGAAAAGAAGGCGCAGGAACGTGTCCGGTAAGAGGACATTCTAATGTGCAAGGAGACAGAACCGTTGGTATATGGGAAGCAGCACCCCAAGCCTTTTTAGATAAAATTGAAAATAAATACGGTTTCAAACCTACGACCAAACATGGATACTCGGTAATAGATGCTATTAAAGCCATGAACGAGAAAAAAGCCAAAGTGTTTTTCGGGTTGGGAGGTAATTTTATCTCTGCAGTTCCAGATACTAATTACTCGGCAGAAGGATTAGCTAATTGTAACCTAACCGTTCATGTAAGTACGAAGTTAAATCGTTCGCATCTGGTTACCGGTAAAGAAGCTTTAATACTACCTTGTTTAGGGCGTGCAGAAAAAGATTATCAAAAAACAGGCGTGCAATTGCAAAGTGTCGAAAATTCCATGGGTGTAGTATCCTCTACTAAAGGTATTTTAGAGCCTTGCTCAGATAAATTATTAAGTGAAGTAGCAGTAGTTTGTAATATAGCACATGCCACTTTAAAAGAACGTTCCAAGATTGATTGGTTGCAATATAAAGATGATTATAACCTGGTTCGTGATGATATTCAGGAAGTTGTTGATGGATTCCAGGATTACAACAAAAGAATTAAAAAACCATCAGGTTTTTATTTACCTAACGGAGCCAGAGAAAGAACATTTAAAACAAAAACAGGAAAGGCTAATTTTTCTTTAAATAAATTGCCTGAGTGGAAGCTAAAAGATTCAGAATTAATCATGATGACGATACGTAGTCATGACCAATTCAATACTACGATTTATGGTTTAAACGATCGCTACCGTGGTGTTTTTAATGAAAGGCGTATTATTTTCATGAACAGGGAAGATATGAAGGCTAGGAATCTGGAAGAACATCAGATTGTAAACCTGACTTCTGAATTTAATGGTAAAGTTAGAAAAGCTAATAATTTTAAAGTGGTTGGTTATGATATCCCTAAGAACTGCTGTGCCACCTATTTCCCGGAAACTAACGTGTTGGTGCCTATAGATAGTTATGCGCATACTGCAAAAACACCGGCTTCTAAGAGTATTATTATTACTGTAGAAGCAGGTTAG
- a CDS encoding nucleotidyltransferase family protein yields the protein MANHSLNIPIVILAAGASKRMGTVKQLLVWGNTTLLGHTIQTALKANTNDVFVVLGAHYTAIKNDINKFPVSIIKNKDWRLGLGKSIACAADHIINLKPEIDAVLICLADQPFIDANYLNTLIDNFSPGENQIIATSYKSGVLGVPVIFDKTYLSELSKLGDDKGAKQIIHAYASFVKTVVPSFQNIDLDSKADYDAFYKRAFDDF from the coding sequence GTGGCTAACCACTCCTTAAATATTCCTATAGTTATATTGGCTGCCGGCGCATCAAAGCGTATGGGAACCGTAAAGCAGTTACTTGTTTGGGGGAATACTACGCTTTTAGGGCATACCATTCAAACCGCATTAAAAGCCAACACCAATGATGTTTTTGTAGTGTTAGGAGCTCATTATACCGCAATTAAAAATGACATAAATAAATTTCCAGTTAGTATTATTAAAAATAAAGATTGGAGATTGGGTTTAGGAAAATCTATAGCCTGTGCTGCCGATCACATTATAAATTTAAAACCAGAGATTGATGCCGTACTTATATGCTTAGCAGACCAGCCATTTATAGATGCCAATTATTTAAACACTTTAATTGATAATTTCAGTCCTGGGGAAAATCAAATTATAGCTACTTCGTATAAAAGTGGTGTTTTAGGAGTGCCAGTAATTTTTGATAAAACATACTTATCAGAACTATCAAAATTAGGAGATGATAAAGGGGCAAAACAAATTATTCATGCCTATGCATCTTTTGTAAAAACTGTTGTACCCTCTTTTCAGAATATAGATTTGGACTCAAAGGCAGATTATGACGCTTTTTATAAACGTGCATTTGATGATTTCTAA